In the genome of Spirochaetia bacterium, one region contains:
- a CDS encoding ATP-binding protein, which produces MKFNISHLGVIDSCEIESNKLVILTGENNTGKTYIASAIYGFIKYLKHNLQINFHKDDFETLNNGSELIIDTKNYFSDIATGIQTCANSFSAKNFSNIFRGNPERYKNAKITIKPEPNFPLHVPLSATAVISKKNGKAFTFSQSMKNGNISIHPMTPEGEKIPLNLIISSFSTIIADSIFPNMYYLCAQRSGIEEFQVEIDGYRSQLVDILQRNESKNQGMELLNAKTEKYPLIVSDYLSLARSNRIREKERTASIMDNDLQDTYQNIVGGSFSHEGQIITFKPLEQENNNLTLPETSSSVHALMGIYEISRYIRRDDLVFFDEPEANLHPVNQRRMARFIAQIVHKGIKVMVSTHSDIIIRELNTLILFSNYKGNSKLLQLAHEEGYHESEFLYPEDINCYVSEKKKGNTYNFGKKAVSAEEGIEISSFDTTIEEINRIQDTISEVWYAK; this is translated from the coding sequence ATGAAATTTAACATCTCTCATTTAGGTGTGATCGATTCGTGTGAAATTGAAAGCAACAAACTTGTCATACTTACAGGAGAGAACAATACGGGAAAGACATATATTGCCTCTGCTATTTATGGGTTCATCAAATATTTAAAGCACAACCTACAGATAAATTTTCACAAAGATGATTTTGAGACCTTAAATAATGGAAGTGAACTTATCATTGATACAAAAAATTATTTCTCTGATATTGCAACAGGTATACAAACCTGTGCTAATTCATTTTCTGCCAAGAATTTTTCAAACATATTCCGTGGGAATCCAGAACGGTATAAAAATGCCAAAATCACTATTAAACCAGAACCTAACTTCCCATTACATGTTCCTTTATCTGCAACTGCAGTCATATCAAAAAAAAATGGAAAAGCATTTACTTTTTCCCAAAGTATGAAAAATGGAAATATAAGTATCCATCCAATGACTCCGGAAGGAGAAAAAATACCTCTAAATTTAATTATAAGTTCATTTTCTACCATAATTGCTGACAGCATTTTCCCTAATATGTACTATCTCTGTGCCCAACGTTCCGGTATTGAAGAATTTCAAGTTGAAATAGATGGATATCGTAGTCAATTAGTGGATATACTGCAACGGAATGAATCAAAAAACCAAGGAATGGAATTGCTAAATGCAAAAACTGAAAAGTATCCTCTGATTGTTTCAGATTATTTATCTCTGGCAAGAAGCAACAGAATACGCGAAAAAGAAAGAACAGCTTCAATCATGGATAATGACCTACAGGATACGTATCAAAACATAGTAGGAGGTTCCTTCAGCCATGAAGGACAGATAATTACATTCAAACCATTAGAACAGGAAAACAATAACTTGACATTGCCAGAAACTTCTAGTTCAGTTCACGCTTTAATGGGTATCTATGAAATATCACGATATATTCGAAGGGATGATCTCGTTTTTTTTGATGAGCCAGAAGCAAACCTTCATCCGGTCAACCAACGGCGAATGGCTAGATTTATTGCACAAATAGTACATAAAGGAATCAAAGTCATGGTATCCACTCACAGTGATATCATCATCCGCGAATTGAATACCTTAATCCTTTTTTCCAACTATAAGGGAAATAGCAAATTATTACAATTAGCACATGAGGAAGGCTATCACGAAAGTGAATTCCTTTATCCTGAAGACATAAACTGTTATGTATCAGAAAAGAAAAAAGGAAATACATATAACTTTGGCAAAAAAGCAGTATCTGCTGAAGAGGGAATTGAAATATCCTCTTTCGATACCACCATAGAAGAAATCAACCGTATTCAAGATACTATTTCAGAGGTCTGGTATGCCAAATAG
- a CDS encoding sulfatase-like hydrolase/transferase: MAKKKQIVFIMTDTTRWDMIGCYGNHDLKTPNIDKLASEGIRFNKAYSTQPVCGPARSAIFTGLYPHSNGGITNTVPLTTGVKTIGEYLQPNGINTAFIGKWHLDGGDYFGNGICPKGYDPDYWYDMRCYLDELSKEDRIKSRDENISLEGKGIPEEFTFGHRVSDRAIKYIDSHCRDDLFLCVSYDEPHQPYLCPEPYASMYKDYELPKTPNYYDTLEGKPLYQKLWAGKRLTEDKANLHIRPQLFFGCNSYADHEIGRVLDEIKKKIPDAMVIFTSDHGEALGAHSLTLKGPSIYEEIAHIPLIIKGGAYLQAPAGRTYDHVMSHIDLVPTFLDYFGIYQPPVLPGISMRPVIEDPSSDKVLHEEVFCEFHRYEIDHDGFGGIQFMRAAISDKYKLAIHLLDETDEMYDTADDPYEMKNIINDPAYREIRNRLHQSIMDWMNTTRDPYRGYQWKCRPWNKGEVVPDWECDGYTRQRPSDIGEIRQLDYDTGLEITANTRLKVKYKKVPGAV, from the coding sequence ATGGCAAAAAAGAAACAGATAGTTTTCATCATGACTGATACGACAAGATGGGATATGATCGGCTGCTATGGCAACCATGACCTCAAAACACCGAATATCGACAAGTTGGCAAGCGAAGGCATAAGATTCAATAAGGCATATTCGACCCAACCGGTCTGTGGTCCGGCCAGAAGTGCAATATTTACGGGACTCTACCCTCATTCCAACGGAGGAATCACCAATACGGTGCCCCTTACTACCGGCGTCAAGACCATAGGGGAATATCTGCAACCCAACGGCATAAACACGGCCTTCATCGGCAAATGGCATCTCGACGGCGGCGATTACTTCGGCAACGGTATCTGTCCCAAGGGATATGATCCGGACTACTGGTATGATATGCGCTGTTATCTGGACGAGCTGTCAAAGGAAGACAGAATCAAAAGCAGAGATGAAAACATCTCGTTGGAAGGCAAAGGCATTCCGGAAGAATTTACTTTCGGACATAGGGTCTCCGACAGAGCGATAAAATACATCGACAGCCACTGTAGGGATGACCTGTTCCTCTGCGTAAGCTATGATGAGCCCCATCAGCCCTACCTTTGTCCGGAACCATATGCTTCGATGTACAAGGATTATGAACTGCCGAAGACTCCCAATTACTATGATACCCTTGAAGGAAAACCTCTGTATCAAAAGCTATGGGCAGGAAAACGACTGACTGAAGACAAGGCAAACCTGCATATACGGCCACAGCTGTTCTTTGGTTGCAACAGCTATGCTGACCATGAAATCGGCAGGGTACTTGATGAAATAAAGAAAAAGATTCCTGATGCCATGGTCATCTTTACAAGTGACCATGGTGAAGCCCTTGGAGCACATTCACTGACACTGAAAGGTCCTTCAATCTACGAAGAAATTGCACATATCCCTCTGATCATCAAAGGCGGTGCCTATCTGCAGGCACCTGCAGGAAGAACCTATGACCATGTCATGTCCCATATCGACCTAGTTCCTACCTTCCTTGATTACTTCGGCATATACCAGCCTCCTGTCCTGCCCGGCATCAGCATGCGTCCGGTCATCGAAGACCCTTCTTCTGACAAGGTACTCCATGAAGAAGTCTTCTGTGAATTCCATAGGTATGAAATTGACCATGACGGTTTCGGCGGTATCCAGTTCATGCGAGCAGCAATCAGCGATAAGTACAAGCTTGCCATTCATTTACTTGATGAAACCGATGAAATGTATGATACTGCAGATGACCCTTACGAAATGAAAAACATAATCAATGATCCAGCCTATAGGGAAATCAGGAACAGGCTTCACCAAAGCATCATGGATTGGATGAACACTACCCGTGATCCCTACAGGGGCTATCAGTGGAAATGCAGGCCATGGAACAAGGGAGAGGTAGTACCTGACTGGGAATGTGACGGATATACCCGTCAGCGCCCCAGTGATATCGGTGAGATCAGGCAACTTGATTATGATACAGGCCTTGAAATCACAGCAAACACAAGGCTGAAGGTAAAATACAAGAAAGTACCGGGAGCAGTATGA
- a CDS encoding ATP-binding protein produces MIKRELYMRHIRPFIGNDLIKVLTGIRRSGKSVMLELIQEELKASGLSEDHFICINFEDMTNAHLCTAETLHAEMLRRISTIQGKAYLFLDEIQEVKEWETCINSLRVESDCDIYLTGSNAKLLSGELATYLAGRYVEFTVYPFSFSEFLELYRETVPEATARDAFSRYLVLGGMPYLGKLSYKEGPCRQYLQDVYNSVELKDIVKRNNVRDVDLLERVIGYLSVNVGQLFSASSISKYFRSEHRTVATETILNYIRYCTDAFLFYRVRRKDISGKKILSVNDKYYLADHGIREAVYGGNMRDINMILENIVFMESLRRGYKVMVGKTGNREIDFICEKQSEKVYIQVTYLFASEDTIDREFRVFDSVRDNYPKYVVSLDELDMSRNGIKHRNIRDFLLAEEWN; encoded by the coding sequence ATGATCAAACGAGAACTGTATATGAGGCATATCAGACCGTTCATCGGAAACGACCTGATCAAGGTGCTGACCGGTATCCGTCGTAGCGGAAAGTCGGTCATGCTTGAACTTATCCAGGAAGAACTCAAAGCCAGCGGACTGTCAGAAGATCACTTCATCTGCATCAATTTTGAAGACATGACCAATGCCCATCTCTGTACAGCAGAGACACTTCATGCAGAAATGCTAAGACGTATTTCCACCATACAAGGAAAAGCATATCTTTTCCTTGATGAAATACAGGAGGTCAAGGAATGGGAAACCTGCATCAATTCACTGAGGGTAGAATCCGACTGCGACATCTACCTTACAGGTTCAAACGCAAAGCTTCTGTCCGGTGAACTTGCCACGTATCTGGCAGGAAGATATGTCGAGTTCACTGTCTATCCCTTTTCTTTCTCAGAATTCCTGGAACTGTATCGTGAGACCGTCCCTGAGGCTACAGCCCGTGATGCTTTCTCCCGCTATCTGGTATTGGGTGGCATGCCGTATCTAGGGAAACTCAGCTACAAGGAAGGACCTTGCCGCCAATACCTGCAGGATGTCTACAACTCCGTCGAATTGAAAGACATCGTGAAACGCAACAATGTCCGTGACGTTGATTTATTGGAAAGGGTCATCGGCTATCTCAGCGTCAATGTCGGCCAGCTTTTTTCGGCTTCATCAATTTCGAAATACTTCAGGAGTGAGCACCGTACGGTAGCAACGGAAACGATATTGAACTATATCAGATACTGCACCGATGCCTTTCTATTCTATCGGGTACGGCGGAAGGATATTTCCGGCAAGAAAATCCTTTCCGTCAACGACAAGTATTATCTTGCCGACCATGGCATCCGAGAAGCCGTCTACGGCGGCAACATGCGTGACATCAACATGATTCTGGAAAACATTGTCTTCATGGAAAGTCTGCGTCGCGGCTATAAAGTCATGGTCGGAAAGACAGGAAATCGAGAAATCGACTTCATCTGTGAAAAACAAAGTGAAAAGGTCTATATCCAAGTTACGTACCTGTTCGCATCCGAGGATACGATCGACAGGGAATTCAGGGTATTTGACAGCGTCCGTGACAACTATCCGAAATATGTCGTATCACTCGACGAACTTGATATGAGCCGGAACGGGATCAAGCACCGGAATATCCGTGATTTCCTGCTTGCTGAAGAATGGAATTGA
- a CDS encoding HD domain-containing protein → MSEKILIAVGPDDQEILLSILSSAKNFIAISEQDVFSLLEKNPGISIVIADPLFLGLESDIFVRLLREKYHYLPILIISDGSFQLDQKRFLTYGIADFLDRPLDPRFIAMKVKVYGCLKLQRSLLERKNFTLLQVSHGRTLEQVHEIILKLFDLDNQSLLSHLKRTSMMMQVVGSHIASLHLPGYELSASFLNGIVETTPLHDIGKACMPLDVLNKPGKLTDMEFEMIKHHVICGAAMLVREKEELLKSSFAFHAALDIILYHHERYDGKGYPFGLKGQEIPLPGRMMAVVDVYDALTSIRPYKKAFTHQESIALLCESRGTHFDPIILDALLQEQDKIEEIAEKQRPTGGIKPFY, encoded by the coding sequence GTGTCAGAAAAAATTTTGATTGCAGTGGGCCCAGATGATCAGGAAATCTTATTATCAATCTTATCCTCTGCAAAAAATTTTATTGCTATATCAGAACAGGATGTATTTTCTCTATTGGAAAAGAATCCAGGGATTTCTATTGTTATAGCTGATCCTCTTTTTCTTGGCCTGGAATCCGATATCTTTGTCCGATTGCTAAGGGAAAAGTATCATTACCTTCCTATATTGATAATCTCAGACGGAAGTTTCCAATTGGACCAAAAGAGATTCTTGACCTATGGTATTGCTGATTTTCTGGACAGGCCGCTGGATCCTCGGTTCATTGCTATGAAAGTCAAAGTATATGGTTGTCTGAAATTGCAAAGATCTCTATTGGAAAGAAAAAACTTTACATTGCTGCAGGTAAGTCATGGGCGGACCCTTGAACAGGTTCATGAAATAATCCTGAAATTGTTTGACCTGGATAACCAGAGCCTGCTTAGCCATCTGAAAAGGACCTCAATGATGATGCAGGTGGTTGGCAGTCATATTGCTTCATTGCATCTTCCCGGTTATGAGCTGTCTGCTTCTTTTCTGAATGGGATTGTAGAGACGACTCCATTGCATGATATAGGCAAAGCCTGTATGCCCTTGGATGTACTCAATAAGCCAGGTAAGCTTACTGATATGGAATTTGAGATGATCAAACACCATGTTATCTGTGGTGCAGCAATGTTGGTAAGGGAAAAAGAGGAATTGTTGAAATCTTCTTTTGCCTTTCATGCTGCTCTGGATATTATTCTCTATCATCATGAACGGTATGATGGCAAAGGTTATCCTTTTGGTCTTAAAGGGCAAGAAATACCGTTGCCTGGTCGGATGATGGCCGTAGTCGATGTTTATGATGCATTGACAAGTATCCGTCCTTACAAAAAGGCTTTTACACATCAGGAGTCCATTGCTTTGCTTTGCGAAAGCAGAGGTACTCATTTCGACCCGATTATACTTGATGCGTTGCTGCAGGAACAGGATAAGATAGAAGAGATAGCGGAAAAACAGCGACCGACAGGTGGAATAAAACCGTTCTATTGA
- a CDS encoding type II toxin-antitoxin system YoeB family toxin: MVRKGVLEGSGNPERLKYKNEEIYSRRINQKDCHIATDRQHSFVTARLMILVWILLFQLSANNTAQTYM; this comes from the coding sequence ATTGTCCGCAAAGGGGTTCTTGAAGGTTCCGGCAATCCTGAGCGGCTCAAATACAAGAATGAGGAAATTTACAGTAGACGAATCAACCAGAAGGATTGCCATATCGCAACCGACCGGCAACACAGTTTTGTAACTGCAAGACTGATGATACTGGTCTGGATACTCTTGTTTCAATTATCCGCTAACAATACGGCGCAAACTTATATGTAA
- a CDS encoding LacI family DNA-binding transcriptional regulator: MTGPVKRVTRRDVAEKAGVTPTIVSYVVNDNRYVDKDKRERVKLAMKATWLPPELNCKGSQGQT; encoded by the coding sequence ATGACAGGTCCAGTAAAAAGAGTAACACGAAGGGATGTTGCAGAAAAAGCAGGCGTTACCCCGACCATCGTTTCCTATGTGGTCAACGACAACAGATACGTTGACAAGGACAAGCGGGAAAGGGTAAAGCTAGCCATGAAGGCAACTTGGCTACCGCCCGAACTCAATTGCAAGGGCTCTCAAGGGCAAACATAG
- a CDS encoding substrate-binding domain-containing protein, which yields MNKQMNAWATEHDYFICLCETQNTDDFVKSITQSYFDGLIIGSSTFRTNYIQDIIDTNIPLVLLEMKAYTELTGTFGLINSGLYQGARDCCKALLDKGRKHLVYVDSFSDTKEKDISADFRYGGFVDELKAYGKFDDGHCRILSGCPCEADLNQKIEKLLASGFQIDGIFGRTDAVALNAMYRMINLGHRVPEDCSVIGVNNSRLGYYSSPKLTTLNIDRAGIGKSATSILSRMFNGEEISKKALHVSLKTNIITRESL from the coding sequence ATAAACAAACAGATGAATGCCTGGGCTACGGAACACGACTATTTCATCTGCCTATGTGAGACACAGAACACCGATGATTTCGTCAAATCAATTACGCAAAGTTATTTTGATGGGCTTATCATCGGTTCCAGTACGTTCCGGACCAACTATATCCAAGATATCATCGATACCAATATTCCTTTGGTATTGCTTGAAATGAAAGCATATACAGAGCTGACAGGAACGTTCGGCCTGATCAACTCGGGTCTATACCAAGGTGCCAGGGATTGCTGCAAGGCTCTTCTGGACAAAGGCAGAAAACACCTTGTCTATGTAGACAGCTTTTCCGACACCAAAGAGAAAGATATTTCCGCTGACTTCAGATACGGGGGATTTGTCGATGAACTGAAAGCCTATGGCAAATTTGATGATGGACATTGCAGGATACTGTCAGGCTGTCCCTGCGAAGCCGACCTCAATCAAAAAATAGAGAAACTTTTGGCCTCAGGATTCCAAATTGACGGCATCTTCGGCCGTACCGATGCCGTGGCACTCAATGCCATGTACAGGATGATCAATCTCGGCCATAGAGTTCCAGAGGACTGTTCCGTCATCGGCGTCAACAACAGTCGCCTCGGCTACTATTCCAGTCCTAAGCTTACAACTCTCAACATTGACAGAGCCGGTATTGGAAAATCCGCTACATCAATCCTATCTAGGATGTTTAATGGCGAAGAAATAAGCAAAAAAGCCCTTCATGTGTCCTTGAAGACCAACATCATAACAAGGGAAAGCCTCTGA
- a CDS encoding type II toxin-antitoxin system Phd/YefM family antitoxin, protein MITANTISVRDNFKNFCDIAANGEPVIVSRTKNKNVVLVSETEFRKMEKVYNNAQYLAKIDEAMQSLKKGNVKTITDEEAKKLGLHED, encoded by the coding sequence ATGATTACTGCCAATACCATAAGCGTGAGAGACAATTTCAAGAACTTCTGCGACATCGCCGCAAACGGTGAGCCTGTAATTGTATCCCGTACCAAGAACAAAAATGTAGTGCTGGTTTCTGAAACCGAATTCAGAAAAATGGAAAAAGTCTATAACAATGCCCAGTATCTGGCAAAGATTGATGAGGCTATGCAGTCCCTGAAAAAAGGAAATGTGAAGACCATCACCGATGAAGAAGCTAAGAAGCTGGGACTGCATGAGGACTAA
- a CDS encoding glycoside hydrolase family 2 protein produces the protein MMLQSLSGKWQMYAIQDKDRVITGNIPGSVYSFMLENKLMDDPFYRDNELKALGLMENDYVFFRQFSVTSELLSNDEIQLQCLGLDTLCDISINDIPVGHADNMHRTWTYDIKDLLHAGTNTIVLSFPSPLRFIKEKDAQWHVGGSTESMRGFPHLRKAHCMFGWDWGPRLPDAGIWRDIRLAGISHATISDMFVTQKHENGKVFLTVNVSKTKNATVRLFLEDPEGNSKELSEGIPFEIQNPQLWWPNGLGKQPLYTVTAELQETGSTVAVQKKRIGLRTLTLTREKDKWGEKFCHCVNGVQFFAMGADYIPEDNILSRITPKRTKKLLRQCVLSNFNVIRVWGGGFYPSDDFYDCCDEMGLVVWQDFMFACANYPLDYAFEDNITAEIEQNVRRIRHHACLGLWCGNNEMEEFARVYGYDGNEGTKATYIRMNEHIIPHILHRVDPNTPYWPSSPSSGGSFDEPNDPNRGDVHYWEVWHGEKPFSEYRKYYFRYVSEFGFQSFPDMKTIKSFTLPEDHNIFSRIMEMHQRNEGANGKILAYLSQTFPYPTSFEKLVYASQLLQALAIQYGVEHWRRNRGRCMGAIYWQLNDIWPGASWSSIDYYGRWKALQYFAKRFFVPVLLSCEEYGECQAKTSIITEPTGPVPTRARLNISNETKKTATGLVHWYLRNANSTVIEQGSIPVEILPFSAAYIADLDFHSTDFLDNHFQYELVRDKEITSSGSVLFTAPKYYHFQDPRISLEVSGNAVQVSSSCFAKCVEIYSDEDDFVLDDNFFDMERGKRIIHIIEGTPRKLKARSIYDIR, from the coding sequence ATGATGTTGCAATCTTTATCGGGCAAATGGCAGATGTATGCCATCCAGGACAAGGACAGGGTTATCACAGGAAATATTCCTGGTTCCGTTTATTCCTTCATGCTGGAAAACAAATTGATGGATGATCCGTTCTACAGGGACAATGAGCTCAAGGCCCTTGGACTTATGGAAAATGATTATGTATTTTTCAGACAATTTTCTGTCACATCAGAACTATTGTCCAATGATGAAATACAGCTCCAATGTCTTGGCTTGGATACTCTCTGTGATATCTCCATCAATGACATACCAGTAGGTCATGCTGACAATATGCATCGGACATGGACCTATGATATCAAGGACCTGTTGCATGCTGGTACAAATACAATCGTTCTTTCTTTTCCTTCCCCGCTTAGATTCATCAAAGAAAAAGATGCACAATGGCATGTCGGAGGATCAACAGAATCCATGCGGGGTTTTCCGCATTTAAGAAAAGCCCACTGCATGTTTGGATGGGATTGGGGTCCTCGACTTCCAGATGCCGGTATCTGGCGTGATATCCGCTTGGCAGGTATATCACATGCGACCATCAGTGATATGTTCGTCACACAGAAACATGAGAATGGCAAAGTCTTCCTTACTGTCAATGTATCCAAGACCAAGAATGCAACAGTACGGCTGTTCCTTGAAGACCCTGAAGGCAATTCAAAGGAACTTTCCGAGGGAATCCCCTTTGAAATACAAAATCCGCAACTCTGGTGGCCAAATGGACTTGGGAAACAACCGTTGTACACAGTAACAGCAGAACTTCAGGAAACCGGCAGTACTGTTGCTGTCCAAAAGAAACGAATCGGACTCCGTACACTGACGTTGACACGGGAAAAAGACAAATGGGGAGAAAAATTCTGCCACTGTGTAAACGGTGTCCAATTCTTCGCAATGGGAGCCGATTACATACCTGAAGACAACATCCTCAGCAGGATTACCCCGAAAAGGACAAAAAAGCTTCTCAGACAGTGTGTATTATCGAATTTCAATGTGATACGCGTGTGGGGCGGAGGTTTTTACCCTTCGGATGATTTCTATGACTGCTGTGATGAAATGGGCTTGGTCGTCTGGCAGGACTTTATGTTTGCTTGTGCAAATTATCCTCTGGATTATGCATTCGAAGACAACATTACGGCAGAAATAGAACAGAATGTACGGCGGATACGTCATCATGCATGTCTTGGCCTATGGTGCGGCAACAATGAAATGGAAGAGTTTGCACGAGTATACGGCTATGACGGCAATGAAGGAACAAAAGCAACCTACATACGTATGAATGAACACATCATTCCGCATATTCTCCATAGGGTAGATCCAAATACACCTTACTGGCCGTCTTCCCCTTCATCAGGAGGAAGCTTCGATGAACCCAATGACCCAAACAGGGGTGATGTCCATTACTGGGAAGTATGGCATGGCGAGAAACCTTTTTCTGAATACAGAAAATACTATTTCCGTTACGTTTCAGAATTCGGCTTCCAATCGTTTCCAGACATGAAGACGATCAAAAGCTTCACGCTTCCCGAAGACCATAACATCTTCTCAAGAATCATGGAAATGCACCAGAGAAATGAAGGAGCAAACGGAAAGATACTTGCTTATCTTTCCCAGACATTCCCATACCCGACTTCTTTTGAAAAGCTGGTATATGCTTCACAGTTGCTGCAGGCATTGGCAATCCAATATGGAGTAGAACACTGGAGAAGAAACAGAGGACGATGTATGGGTGCCATTTATTGGCAGCTCAATGACATCTGGCCTGGTGCTTCATGGTCATCCATTGACTACTACGGGCGTTGGAAAGCCCTGCAGTACTTTGCAAAGCGATTCTTTGTCCCTGTGTTGCTCAGCTGTGAAGAATATGGAGAATGTCAGGCCAAGACTTCAATCATCACGGAACCGACAGGACCTGTCCCTACCCGTGCACGGCTTAACATTTCCAATGAAACGAAGAAAACGGCAACAGGTCTCGTACATTGGTACCTAAGAAATGCAAACTCTACAGTCATAGAGCAAGGTTCTATACCAGTAGAAATCCTGCCTTTCTCTGCAGCATATATAGCCGACTTGGATTTTCACTCGACTGATTTCCTTGACAACCATTTCCAATACGAATTGGTCAGAGACAAAGAGATTACTTCTTCGGGTTCAGTTCTGTTTACTGCCCCGAAATATTATCATTTCCAAGATCCCCGGATTTCCTTGGAAGTCTCAGGAAATGCAGTACAGGTTTCTTCGTCATGTTTTGCAAAATGTGTGGAAATCTACTCTGATGAAGATGACTTCGTCTTGGATGATAATTTCTTCGATATGGAACGCGGTAAAAGGATTATCCACATAATCGAGGGAACGCCTAGGAAACTGAAGGCAAGGAGCATATACGATATCAGATGA
- a CDS encoding ATP-binding protein — protein sequence MILEFSIANTYCIKELQTVSFETALTNNVDDDLHVCVMPDGKKLLKIACVYGANASGKSKLLVALRDYLNFMLHSFQNIKPDAPTGHVPFLFDETCRNSPGFFSITFYHVPEGSLTNEPRRFVYELSMDAHKVFKESLVYYPKSQKKLIFNRIGTHVKWGDMIKGTKKQISQMIRDNVSLISGAANLNQTFMASIHKVLSGLLPEPLITPDRYYDIFTAMSVDAIEKRNVISVLKAADFHDISDITMKEFDFSTQLETQMSHDVVEELKKNGVNMKQWDVSVTHTFEGHAMELPLDEESEGTQRFLETMVPLILSCNIPKLLRIDEIESSLHIELIEFFIRSFLHNCNDSQLLFTTHILDLMDSKLLRDDEIWIARKKEDGACEYTSITDYTGLRKDVSRKYYYEAGKFGGYPLTDGYFSLKGCMNAKKNKK from the coding sequence ATGATATTGGAGTTTTCGATAGCAAATACCTATTGTATCAAAGAGTTGCAGACCGTCAGTTTTGAAACAGCATTGACCAACAATGTCGATGACGACCTACATGTATGTGTGATGCCGGATGGGAAGAAATTGTTGAAGATTGCCTGTGTATATGGTGCCAATGCTTCAGGAAAATCGAAATTGCTTGTGGCTTTGCGGGACTATTTGAATTTTATGCTTCACAGTTTCCAGAATATCAAGCCGGACGCCCCGACTGGACATGTCCCTTTCCTGTTCGATGAAACCTGCAGGAACTCTCCCGGTTTTTTTTCCATCACCTTCTATCATGTCCCTGAAGGCTCCTTGACCAATGAACCCCGGCGATTCGTCTATGAACTCAGTATGGATGCACATAAGGTTTTTAAGGAATCTTTGGTTTATTACCCGAAGTCCCAGAAGAAACTTATCTTCAACCGTATCGGTACCCATGTAAAATGGGGGGATATGATAAAAGGGACAAAGAAGCAGATTTCCCAGATGATCAGGGACAACGTATCGTTGATCAGTGGAGCGGCCAACCTCAATCAAACTTTCATGGCTTCTATCCATAAAGTACTGAGTGGCTTGTTGCCTGAACCGCTCATTACCCCGGACCGTTATTATGATATTTTTACAGCCATGTCCGTCGATGCCATTGAAAAGCGCAACGTTATTTCAGTACTGAAAGCAGCTGATTTCCATGATATCAGTGATATAACGATGAAAGAATTTGATTTTTCTACGCAACTGGAAACACAAATGTCTCATGATGTAGTAGAAGAATTGAAGAAAAATGGAGTGAATATGAAACAATGGGATGTGTCTGTTACCCATACATTTGAAGGACATGCGATGGAATTGCCTTTGGATGAAGAATCAGAGGGAACGCAAAGGTTTCTCGAAACGATGGTGCCGCTGATACTCTCCTGCAATATTCCGAAGTTGCTGCGGATCGATGAAATAGAATCTTCCCTGCATATCGAACTGATAGAATTCTTCATCAGGTCTTTCCTTCATAATTGCAATGACAGCCAGTTGCTGTTCACGACTCATATCCTTGATCTTATGGACAGCAAATTGCTTAGGGATGATGAAATCTGGATTGCCAGGAAAAAAGAAGATGGTGCATGCGAGTACACTTCCATCACTGACTATACAGGGCTGAGGAAGGATGTCAGTCGAAAATATTACTATGAAGCAGGTAAATTCGGCGGTTATCCTCTGACAGATGGCTATTTTTCTCTCAAAGGATGTATGAATGCCAAGAAAAACAAAAAATAG